Proteins encoded within one genomic window of Eleutherodactylus coqui strain aEleCoq1 chromosome 1, aEleCoq1.hap1, whole genome shotgun sequence:
- the LOC136622906 gene encoding apolipoprotein L3-like yields MHIFIFLIIEENESDENLIEENESSENLIEENESSENLIEENESSENLIEGNESSETLIEENESSENLIEENESDENLIEENESSENLIEGNESSENLIEENESDENLIEENEYHKNLIKEVTEYLRSIMEDLLTFISDCNEKLLEIAEDLDTFHRGATIASVTGSSVGLAGGITTIAGLALAPVTFGAPLIVSGIGVAAAVAGGVTGASPSIADSVNMKNKCRKAEDIMKTVDTKLKAFERASIKLESLIKALDAMEKTGAIADALSIGGRFAFAGIAVGRKVHLGKLSAIAARGAQLAARGVKVVTAVSGVFAALFKVTDAVFLVKGVQELHNGTKTEAATEIRKSIEAFQKLHQDLKEVARDLL; encoded by the exons atgcatatttttatatttctcatt ATAGAGGAGAATGAATCTGATGAGAATCTG ATAGAGGAGAATGAATCTTCTGAGAATCTG ATAGAGGAGAATGAATCTTCTGAGAATCTG ATAGAGGAGAATGAATCTTCTGAGAATCTG ATAGAGGGGAATGAATCATCTGAGACTCTG ATAGAGGAGAATGAATCTTCTGAGAATCTG ATAGAGGAGAATGAATCTGATGAGAATCTG ATAGAGGAGAATGAATCTTCTGAGAATCTG ATAGAGGGGAATGAATCTTCTGAGAATCTG ATAGAGGAGAATGAATCTGATGAGAATCTG ATAGAGGAGAATGAATATCATAAGAATCTG ATAAAGGAAGTCACTGAATATCTAAGAAGCATTATGGAAGATTTGCTGACCTTTATATCAGATTGCAATGAAAAATTGTTAGAAATTGCAGAGGATTTGGACACTTTCCACAGAGGAGCCACCATCGCCAGTGTCACAGGAAGTTCAGTTGGACTTGCTGGAGGCATCACCACCATCGCTGGCCTGGCACTGGCCCCTGTCACATTTGGTGCACCCTTAATTGTCAGTGGTATCGGTGTGGCTGCCGCAGTAGCTGGAGGAGTCACCGGCGCATCGCCTTCTATTGCAGATAGTGTAAACATGAAAAACAAATGCAGGAAAGCAGAAGACATTATGAAGACAGTAGATACAAAGCTGAAAGCATTTGAAAGGGCTTCTATAAAACTCGAATCATTAATTAAGGCTCTAGATGCTATGGAAAAGACAGGAGCTATTGCTGATGCCCTCAGCATTGGGGGGAGATTTGCATTTGCTGGAATAGCAGTTGGCAGAAAAGTGCATCTGGGTAAGTTGTCAGCAATAGCAGCTAGAGGGGCACAGTTAGCAGCTCGGGGCGTGAAGGTagttacagctgtttcaggggtttttgCAGCACTGTTTAAAGTCACTGATGCTGTTTTTCTTGTGAAGGGAGTGCAGGAGTTACACAATGGCACCAAGACAGAGGCGGCTACAGAGATAAGGAAATCTATTGAGGCCTTTCAAAAATTACATCAAGATTTGAAAGAGGTTGCTAGAGATTTGCTGTAG